The following are from one region of the Stanieria sp. NIES-3757 genome:
- a CDS encoding exopolysaccharide synthesis, ExoD yields the protein MNLRFSQDIESLLQRLSDQPLTLGQILAETSERGFSLSLGLLVLPFLFPMPPGLSTILGFGCLILAIQMAMGKKSPWLPKKIARFKFPRKFTLQLLQNAKRVNNLLGKVVRHRWLSIAESSSVWRINGLCITWLTILLMLPIPFTNPVPASAILILAVATLEADGLLIFVGYGLTVLNTLFFGFIGYALWQAPHLLPNLLS from the coding sequence ATGAATCTTAGATTTTCCCAAGATATTGAATCTCTTCTTCAAAGATTGTCTGATCAGCCTCTAACCCTAGGACAAATTTTGGCAGAAACTTCAGAACGAGGATTTAGTCTAAGTTTAGGGTTACTGGTGTTACCTTTTCTTTTTCCTATGCCCCCTGGATTATCTACTATTTTGGGATTTGGTTGCTTAATTTTAGCAATCCAAATGGCAATGGGGAAAAAATCGCCTTGGTTACCTAAAAAAATCGCCAGATTTAAATTTCCGAGGAAATTTACCCTACAACTACTACAAAATGCCAAGCGAGTAAATAATTTGCTAGGAAAAGTTGTTCGTCATCGCTGGTTGTCAATTGCAGAAAGTTCTTCTGTCTGGCGAATTAATGGATTGTGTATTACTTGGTTAACAATTTTGCTCATGTTGCCAATTCCTTTTACAAACCCTGTTCCTGCCAGCGCAATTTTAATTCTGGCAGTAGCTACTTTAGAAGCTGATGGTTTGTTGATATTTGTTGGTTATGGATTAACTGTATTGAATACTTTATTTTTTGGTTTTATTGGTTATGCCCTTTGGCAAGCACCTCACTTATTACCCAATTTATTGAGCTAA
- a CDS encoding phospholipase/Carboxylesterase codes for MKVSKTLDAIALAPENGEKPTNLLVMLHGWGANLQDLAPLAQMLNLPGFEYIFPNAPFPHPQVPGGRAWYALETSEYDGLAESRTILFEWLQSLEASTGIPPEKTILAGFSQGGAMALDLGLSLPFAALCSLSGYLHYHPQQKDIFLPPTLIVHGKYDPVVPVQAAQTARDELAAIGLTIEYHELEMGHEISPSELDLSKKFITTQMNN; via the coding sequence ATGAAAGTCAGTAAAACCTTAGATGCTATTGCTCTTGCTCCTGAAAACGGTGAAAAACCAACTAATTTACTTGTCATGCTTCATGGTTGGGGTGCTAACTTACAAGATTTAGCACCCTTAGCTCAAATGTTAAATTTGCCTGGGTTTGAATATATTTTTCCCAATGCACCTTTTCCTCATCCTCAAGTACCAGGAGGAAGAGCTTGGTATGCCTTAGAAACTAGTGAATATGATGGTTTAGCAGAAAGTCGAACAATTTTATTTGAGTGGTTACAATCCTTAGAAGCTAGCACGGGAATACCGCCAGAAAAAACTATTTTAGCTGGTTTTTCTCAAGGAGGAGCGATGGCTTTAGATTTAGGATTATCACTTCCCTTTGCTGCTTTATGTAGTTTAAGTGGTTATTTACACTATCATCCCCAACAAAAAGACATTTTTTTACCTCCAACTCTGATTGTACATGGTAAATATGACCCTGTAGTTCCTGTACAAGCTGCCCAAACAGCTAGAGACGAATTAGCAGCAATTGGGTTAACAATTGAATATCATGAATTAGAAATGGGACATGAAATTTCACCATCAGAATTAGATTTGAGCAAAAAATTTATTACTACTCAAATGAACAACTAA
- a CDS encoding hypothetical protein (protein of unknown function DUF785): MKQNKAYFPHSKFKQLPIIGWRETIALPQLGISRIKAKIDTGARSSALHTFHVEEFRRDGKQMLRFQVHPYQRNSRQTVTTEAELLEYRQIRNSGGHAQVRPVVLTTVELGGQQWQIELTLTNRDVMGFRMLLGRQAIRHHFLVDPGKSFLQSYHHPEK; this comes from the coding sequence GTGAAACAGAATAAAGCTTATTTTCCGCATTCAAAATTTAAACAGTTACCAATTATTGGTTGGCGCGAAACAATTGCTCTACCACAACTAGGCATCAGCCGAATCAAAGCTAAAATTGATACAGGTGCGCGGTCTTCTGCTTTACATACTTTTCATGTAGAAGAATTTCGACGAGATGGGAAACAAATGTTGCGTTTTCAAGTCCATCCTTATCAGCGAAATAGTAGACAGACTGTAACAACAGAAGCTGAACTATTAGAATATCGACAAATTAGGAATTCTGGTGGACATGCCCAGGTTAGACCTGTGGTTTTAACTACAGTAGAATTAGGTGGTCAGCAATGGCAGATCGAATTAACTTTAACTAATCGAGATGTGATGGGTTTTCGGATGTTATTAGGTCGGCAAGCGATTCGTCATCACTTTTTAGTCGATCCAGGAAAATCTTTTCTTCAAAGTTATCATCATCCAGAAAAATAG
- a CDS encoding twin-arginine translocation pathway signal, producing the protein MNQKLKRRAFLQGLSATASMMAISGCAISGSKAPKVLTEEALAVEPIVKPESLEKPNLTIGYVPVNDCAPFAIAWEKGFFRKYGLNVTLSREASWANSRDGVIFGRLDASPVVSGAVMNARAGAEGARHAPLCAAMTIHRHGNAMTMSRELWDAGIRPWQDYQGDLEQFGRNFDGYFQKAPEQKRVWAVVLSSAIYEYFARYLVAATGLNPDEMFRIIITPPPQMVTNMRIGAMQAYMVAEPWNTRAISGNEGIGFTFAQGRELWRGHPDRLLAVMESFINENPKTYRSLVKAMIEACQYCSKPENLEEVAQIISERSFTGAKPELTRAAIVGEYNYGGFDDKKRIVKSLATTLFFDLPPEVSTIPNDHSTFLWQSHNLWLMTQSTRWQQIRQFPKNAEEIASQAWRTDLYREIAGEMGIKCPTEDYKAEPAEAFIDHKAFDPSDPVGYLNSFKIRANAPRSFFIS; encoded by the coding sequence ATGAATCAAAAACTAAAACGCAGAGCCTTTTTACAAGGCTTATCCGCAACTGCGTCGATGATGGCAATTTCTGGTTGTGCTATTAGTGGTAGTAAAGCTCCCAAAGTTTTGACCGAAGAAGCTTTAGCCGTCGAACCAATCGTCAAACCTGAAAGTTTAGAAAAACCCAATCTAACTATTGGTTATGTCCCCGTTAATGATTGTGCGCCCTTTGCTATAGCTTGGGAGAAAGGTTTTTTTCGCAAATATGGATTAAATGTTACTCTCAGTCGAGAGGCAAGTTGGGCAAATTCTCGTGATGGTGTAATTTTCGGTCGCCTCGATGCCTCTCCTGTCGTTTCTGGCGCGGTAATGAATGCTAGAGCAGGTGCTGAAGGAGCGCGTCATGCTCCTTTATGTGCTGCCATGACTATTCACCGTCATGGTAACGCTATGACTATGAGCAGAGAATTATGGGATGCAGGTATTCGTCCCTGGCAAGATTATCAAGGAGATTTAGAGCAGTTTGGCAGGAATTTTGATGGTTATTTCCAAAAAGCTCCCGAACAAAAGCGAGTTTGGGCTGTAGTACTTAGTTCCGCTATTTATGAATACTTTGCCCGTTATCTAGTAGCAGCTACTGGATTAAATCCTGACGAAATGTTTCGCATTATTATTACTCCACCACCGCAAATGGTTACGAATATGCGGATCGGGGCGATGCAAGCTTATATGGTGGCAGAACCTTGGAACACCCGTGCTATTTCAGGAAATGAGGGTATTGGTTTTACTTTTGCTCAAGGTAGAGAACTTTGGCGCGGACATCCCGATCGCCTTTTGGCAGTGATGGAGTCTTTTATTAATGAGAATCCTAAAACTTATCGTTCTCTAGTCAAGGCGATGATCGAAGCCTGTCAATATTGCAGTAAACCAGAAAATCTCGAAGAAGTAGCGCAAATTATCTCCGAGCGTTCTTTTACTGGAGCAAAACCAGAATTAACTAGAGCAGCCATTGTTGGCGAGTATAACTATGGTGGTTTTGATGATAAAAAGCGCATTGTCAAAAGTCTAGCAACTACCCTCTTTTTCGATCTTCCTCCTGAAGTTTCGACTATTCCCAACGATCATTCTACTTTTTTATGGCAGTCGCACAATCTTTGGTTGATGACTCAATCGACACGCTGGCAACAAATTCGTCAATTTCCGAAGAATGCGGAAGAAATTGCCAGTCAAGCTTGGCGAACGGATTTATATCGAGAGATTGCGGGTGAAATGGGTATAAAATGCCCGACAGAAGATTACAAAGCCGAGCCAGCGGAAGCATTTATTGATCATAAGGCATTTGATCCTAGCGATCCCGTTGGT
- a CDS encoding Succinylglutamate desuccinylase/aspartoacylase, producing MEVNLIEIAKEIIEPGQLRRLDIPVGRLPTQTMLSLPVTVINGKQAGPKLWLSAAIHGDELNGVEIIRQVIEQVQPEKLAGTLIAVPIVNLFGFIEQSRYLPDRRDLNRSFPGSENGSLASRLANLFMREIVKHSTHGIDLHTAAIHRMNLPQIRANLEDSETYRCAQAFNAPIMMHATTRDGSLRQAATNQGIPVLLYEGGEALRFEPSAIGVGVTGVLRVMEYLGMAQFPQLPPPIFSVEIRQSKWIRAFRGGIFHREVSLGEQVEKKQPLGFITDAFGEDKSVVRASVRGIVIGYNQNPLVNQGDGMINLAILERSQEML from the coding sequence TTGGAAGTCAATCTAATTGAAATTGCCAAGGAAATTATTGAACCAGGACAATTACGTCGACTCGATATCCCTGTCGGTCGTTTGCCTACTCAAACAATGTTATCTTTACCAGTTACGGTAATTAATGGCAAACAAGCAGGACCAAAATTATGGTTGAGTGCAGCTATTCATGGTGATGAACTCAATGGAGTTGAGATTATTCGTCAGGTAATCGAACAAGTTCAACCAGAAAAATTAGCTGGGACTTTGATTGCTGTCCCCATTGTTAATTTGTTTGGTTTTATCGAACAATCTCGTTATCTTCCTGACAGAAGAGATTTAAATCGTTCTTTTCCTGGTTCGGAGAATGGTTCTTTAGCTTCTCGTTTGGCTAATTTATTTATGAGGGAAATTGTCAAGCATAGTACTCATGGAATCGATCTTCATACCGCAGCCATTCATCGCATGAATTTACCCCAAATTCGTGCCAACCTGGAAGACTCAGAAACCTATCGTTGCGCTCAAGCTTTTAATGCACCGATTATGATGCACGCCACCACTAGAGATGGCTCCCTGCGTCAAGCTGCTACTAATCAAGGTATTCCCGTCTTACTTTATGAGGGAGGAGAAGCCTTACGTTTTGAACCTTCTGCTATTGGAGTAGGAGTCACGGGAGTTTTAAGGGTGATGGAATATTTGGGGATGGCTCAATTTCCCCAACTTCCACCGCCCATTTTTTCAGTAGAAATTCGACAAAGTAAATGGATCAGAGCTTTCCGTGGGGGAATTTTTCACCGCGAAGTCAGTTTAGGTGAACAGGTAGAAAAAAAACAACCATTGGGTTTTATTACTGATGCCTTTGGTGAAGATAAATCGGTGGTTCGAGCTAGCGTCAGAGGCATTGTAATTGGTTATAATCAAAACCCTTTGGTTAATCAAGGAGATGGCATGATTAATTTAGCCATTTTAGAGCGATCGCAAGAAATGCTTTAA
- a CDS encoding alpha-L-glutamate ligase, RimK family: protein MKIAILSQDPSLYSTKRLKEAGEQQGHDMRVINYVRCYMNITSHRPSVVYNGKPLEDFDAIIPRIGASKTFYGTAVVRQFEIMGVFSMNESQAISRSRDKLRCLQILAREGIGLPVTGFAHATQDIDGLIETVGGAPLVIKLLEGTQGIGVVLAETYQAAKSVIEAFRGLDANILVQEYIKEAQGADLRCFVVGGKVIAAMKRQSAEGEFRSNLHRGGKAEKVKLTPEEKSTAIRAAKAMGLSVAGVDLLRSNHGPVVMEVNSSPGLEGIEKASEVDVAGKIIDFIAKNASPTNNPELLRKRVRDRIQY, encoded by the coding sequence ATGAAAATAGCTATTTTGTCACAAGATCCTTCTCTCTACTCTACTAAACGTCTCAAAGAAGCAGGAGAGCAACAAGGACATGATATGCGGGTAATTAATTATGTCCGCTGTTATATGAATATTACGTCCCATCGACCATCGGTTGTGTATAATGGCAAACCTTTGGAAGATTTTGATGCAATTATTCCTCGGATTGGTGCGTCAAAGACTTTTTATGGTACAGCAGTAGTACGCCAGTTTGAGATTATGGGTGTTTTTAGTATGAATGAGTCTCAGGCAATTTCTCGTTCTCGTGATAAACTGCGTTGTCTGCAAATTCTCGCTCGGGAAGGAATTGGTTTGCCTGTGACAGGATTTGCTCATGCTACCCAAGATATCGATGGTTTGATTGAAACTGTAGGAGGCGCACCTTTAGTAATTAAATTGTTAGAAGGTACTCAAGGAATTGGTGTAGTTTTAGCTGAAACTTATCAAGCTGCTAAATCAGTAATTGAGGCTTTTCGCGGGTTAGATGCCAATATTTTAGTGCAAGAGTATATTAAAGAAGCTCAAGGCGCGGATTTACGCTGTTTTGTGGTGGGTGGTAAAGTAATCGCAGCCATGAAACGTCAAAGTGCAGAAGGCGAATTTCGTTCTAATTTACATCGGGGAGGTAAGGCAGAAAAAGTAAAATTGACTCCTGAAGAAAAAAGTACAGCAATCAGAGCAGCTAAAGCCATGGGTTTAAGTGTGGCAGGTGTGGATCTGCTTCGTTCTAATCATGGGCCGGTAGTAATGGAAGTAAATTCTTCCCCGGGGTTAGAAGGAATTGAAAAAGCTTCAGAAGTGGATGTTGCAGGCAAAATTATCGACTTTATTGCCAAAAATGCTTCCCCTACTAATAATCCCGAGCTACTCCGCAAGCGTGTACGCGATCGCATTCAATATTAA
- a CDS encoding TrkA-C domain protein: MKFQIILTLSVLIAALVAFVAEWLPVDLTAIVVAVVLILLGLVTPEEGIAGFGNDATITVLAMFILSAGVTRTGVIQIVRDWLLKWGGKNPSQQIFVMGAIVGPITAFINNTAVVAIFLPIVEEWCKRRKVSVSKLLIPLSFVTVLGGMITLIGTSTNILASGISKKLGYGQFSLFQFTALGLITFVVGLIYLAVFAPRLLPKRKPVSDNGIDRAYGLEDYVSEITISSGSSLIGQTLRESGIQRKFDLDVLEIIHKDTHFPQPLADKILSVGDILLVRGSRENVLKIKDERGVDILPDVKFSAESVEAELTSREEKVAEILVLSNSRLIGSTLKDLRFRQRYNATVLAIRRGEELIRDRLGKVPFKFGDLLLVQGPRESFIGLQTTRELLVLEEKNLENLRQNKAWIALAIILGVIIVAALDIQPILVTSLMGVILMVITGCLKPGEIYGAVRWDIIFLLAGLIPLGTAMKNSGTTEWLAQGLVSLGGNLSGYWVLTFFYLITSFLTEILSNSAAVVVMIPIAVEVAKTLGLEPLSFIYAVTFAASNSYLTPIGYQTNTMVYGPGGYKFLDFTRVGLPLNLILTIMTPLLITWLYGL; the protein is encoded by the coding sequence ATGAAATTTCAAATTATTCTAACTTTGAGTGTTTTAATTGCTGCTTTAGTAGCATTTGTGGCGGAATGGCTACCAGTCGATTTAACGGCAATAGTAGTAGCAGTTGTTCTAATTTTGCTGGGATTAGTAACTCCAGAAGAAGGAATTGCTGGTTTTGGTAACGATGCCACTATTACCGTTTTGGCAATGTTTATTCTCAGTGCTGGAGTTACTCGTACAGGCGTAATTCAAATAGTTCGAGATTGGCTGCTGAAATGGGGAGGAAAAAATCCTAGTCAACAAATTTTCGTGATGGGCGCGATCGTCGGGCCTATTACCGCTTTTATTAATAATACGGCTGTAGTTGCAATCTTTCTGCCGATTGTAGAAGAATGGTGTAAACGCCGTAAAGTTTCTGTTTCTAAATTGCTCATTCCTCTCTCATTCGTGACAGTTTTGGGAGGGATGATTACTCTAATTGGTACGTCTACTAATATTTTGGCTAGCGGTATTTCCAAAAAATTAGGCTATGGACAATTCAGCTTATTTCAATTTACAGCTTTAGGTTTAATTACTTTCGTTGTAGGCTTAATTTATCTAGCAGTATTTGCTCCTCGACTCTTACCGAAACGTAAACCTGTTAGTGATAATGGTATTGACCGCGCTTATGGATTAGAAGATTATGTCAGCGAAATTACCATTAGTTCTGGTTCAAGCTTGATTGGGCAAACTCTTCGGGAAAGTGGTATTCAGCGTAAATTTGATCTAGACGTTTTAGAAATCATTCACAAAGACACTCATTTTCCTCAACCTTTAGCCGATAAAATCTTATCTGTTGGAGATATTCTATTAGTCAGAGGCAGTCGAGAAAATGTCCTCAAAATTAAAGATGAAAGAGGAGTAGACATTTTACCTGATGTTAAATTTAGCGCTGAATCTGTAGAAGCTGAACTGACTTCAAGAGAAGAAAAAGTCGCTGAAATTTTAGTTCTTTCTAACTCTCGTCTGATTGGTTCTACTCTTAAAGATTTGCGATTTAGACAGCGTTATAATGCAACTGTTTTAGCAATTCGTCGTGGCGAAGAATTAATTCGAGATAGATTAGGAAAAGTTCCTTTTAAGTTTGGTGATTTACTACTCGTTCAAGGACCTAGAGAAAGTTTTATTGGGTTACAAACCACCAGAGAATTATTGGTTTTAGAAGAAAAAAATCTAGAAAATCTCAGACAAAATAAAGCCTGGATTGCTTTAGCTATTATTTTGGGCGTTATTATTGTTGCTGCTTTAGATATCCAGCCAATTTTGGTTACTAGTTTAATGGGAGTAATCTTAATGGTAATTACTGGCTGTCTCAAACCGGGGGAAATTTATGGGGCTGTTCGATGGGATATTATTTTTCTTTTAGCCGGTTTAATTCCTCTAGGTACGGCCATGAAAAATTCAGGAACAACTGAATGGTTGGCACAAGGATTAGTTAGTTTAGGAGGCAATCTTTCTGGCTATTGGGTACTAACCTTTTTCTATTTAATCACTTCTTTTTTAACAGAAATTTTATCCAATAGTGCTGCTGTTGTTGTAATGATTCCTATTGCTGTTGAAGTAGCTAAAACTTTAGGATTAGAACCCCTAAGTTTTATTTATGCAGTAACTTTTGCTGCTTCTAATAGTTATTTGACACCGATTGGCTATCAAACTAATACAATGGTTTATGGACCTGGTGGCTATAAGTTTTTAGATTTTACTAGAGTAGGATTACCTTTAAACTTAATTCTCACAATTATGACTCCTTTACTCATTACTTGGCTTTATGGTTTGTAA
- a CDS encoding nitrate ABC transporter, inner membrane subunit, translating into MNLSTLAVAGQVAWGRIKPVVVRDTVLLPAAGFLGLIAVWWVIALFRPELMPTPPQALIANLDYIFHPFYRRGPGDLGLGWLLLASLRRVIIGFLIGAVVAIPVGFLIGMSRSAMLAINPLIQVLKPVSPLAWLPIALAIFNIADPSAIFVIFITSLWSTIINTALGVSSVPKEYQDVGQMLEMPAWKKIVKIILPASLPYIFTGLRISLGIAWLVIVAVEMLTGGIGIGFFVWDEWSRLNLSSVFLAVFVIGITGLILDYLLGLIQTWVTHRPASS; encoded by the coding sequence ATGAATTTATCAACCCTTGCTGTAGCGGGGCAAGTGGCTTGGGGACGTATTAAGCCTGTAGTTGTTCGAGATACTGTTTTACTACCAGCAGCAGGATTTTTAGGATTAATTGCTGTCTGGTGGGTAATAGCGTTATTTCGTCCAGAACTAATGCCTACACCTCCACAAGCACTAATCGCCAATTTAGATTATATTTTTCACCCCTTTTATCGTAGAGGACCGGGAGATTTAGGTCTTGGTTGGTTATTACTAGCTAGTTTACGACGCGTTATTATCGGTTTTTTAATTGGGGCTGTGGTAGCTATTCCTGTAGGATTTTTAATTGGGATGTCAAGAAGCGCAATGCTAGCGATCAATCCCCTAATTCAAGTTCTTAAACCCGTATCTCCCTTAGCTTGGTTACCGATTGCCCTAGCTATTTTTAATATTGCCGATCCTTCTGCTATTTTTGTTATTTTTATTACTTCGCTATGGTCAACTATTATTAATACTGCTCTAGGAGTATCTAGTGTCCCAAAAGAATATCAAGACGTAGGACAAATGTTAGAGATGCCAGCCTGGAAAAAAATTGTCAAAATTATTCTGCCTGCTAGCCTACCTTATATTTTTACGGGCTTACGGATTAGTTTGGGAATTGCTTGGTTAGTAATCGTCGCAGTAGAAATGCTCACAGGTGGAATTGGTATTGGCTTTTTTGTCTGGGATGAATGGAGTCGTCTCAATCTTAGTTCAGTGTTTTTGGCTGTATTTGTCATTGGTATAACTGGCTTGATCCTTGACTACCTCTTGGGATTAATCCAAACATGGGTAACTCATCGTCCTGCTAGTTCGTAG
- a CDS encoding ATPase, P-type, HAD superfamily, subfamily IC: MDVPKTSSFPSNSIPETIKDWHTFNIEESLALLTSDSNQGLTAEQIEQRQQVFGTNELKETGGRSTLVILWEQFTNIMLVMLIAVAIVSAVLDFRQGTFPKDAVAIFAIVIVNGILGYLQESRAEKALAALKRLSAPQVRVIRQGKTTEIPAKDLVPGDIMLLEAGVQLAADGRLLEAQNLQIRESTLTGEAEAVLKQADVILPDDSPLGDRTNLVFQGTEVVLGRGKVVVTKTGMDTEIGHIATMLQSVESEPTPLQQRMTQLGNVLVSSSLGLVALVVIGGVLRAGWQFFEELLEISLSMAVAVVPEGLPAVVTVTLAIGTQKMVRRHALIRKLPAVETLGSVTTICSDKTGTLTQNKMVVQKVETGSYHFNVTGEGYNPVGEFLSKQHQQLETEPEVQKLMLACVACNDALLQQKKTPKQTEWNILGDPTEGALLALAGKAGIFKENLDHKMPRMGEFPFSSERKRMSVIVDNGEGGSSYSMFTKGSPELILERCDRIWLKDQLVSITDEQRQHILTQNDGMASNGLRVLGFAYKPLPTVPDAADEAQSEQELVWLGLVGMLDAPRPEVKEAVKRCKSAGIRPVMITGDHQLTAMAIASELGIATPYEQVLTGQRLQAMSTLELEEAVDQVSVYARVSPEHKLRIVQALQKRGKFVAMTGDGVNDAPALKQADIGIAMGITGTDVSKEASDMILLDDNFATIVAATEEGRVVYDNIRRFIKYILGSNIGEVLTIAAAPLIGLGGVPLSPLQILWMNLVTDGLPALALAVEPAEPNVMQRPPYSPRESIFARGLGLYMVRIGIIFAILTIALMVWAYNHAQVDGNPERWKTMVFTTLCLAQMGHALAIRSDTQLTIQINPFSNPYVLGAVTLTTVLQLLLIYVEPLRNFFNTHWLSPTELGICVGFSMLMFIWIELEKLVYRWFGRKP, from the coding sequence ATGGATGTTCCTAAAACTTCTTCATTTCCTTCTAATTCAATTCCTGAAACTATTAAGGATTGGCATACTTTCAACATTGAAGAATCCTTAGCACTTCTTACCAGTGATTCCAATCAAGGATTAACAGCAGAGCAAATTGAACAACGACAGCAGGTTTTTGGTACTAATGAACTAAAAGAAACGGGCGGTCGTAGTACTTTAGTGATTTTGTGGGAACAGTTTACCAACATCATGTTAGTGATGCTGATTGCTGTAGCAATAGTATCGGCAGTTTTAGATTTTCGCCAAGGTACATTTCCTAAAGACGCAGTAGCAATTTTTGCGATTGTAATTGTTAACGGAATTTTGGGTTATTTACAGGAAAGTAGGGCAGAAAAAGCTTTAGCAGCCCTTAAACGTCTTTCTGCTCCACAAGTGAGAGTAATTCGGCAAGGCAAGACTACAGAAATTCCTGCCAAAGATTTAGTACCAGGGGATATTATGCTGCTAGAAGCAGGAGTACAACTTGCTGCCGATGGTCGCTTGCTAGAAGCTCAAAACCTACAAATACGAGAATCAACCTTAACGGGAGAAGCAGAAGCAGTCCTCAAACAAGCAGATGTAATTTTACCTGATGATAGTCCTTTAGGCGATCGCACTAACCTAGTTTTTCAGGGAACGGAAGTAGTTTTAGGCAGAGGTAAAGTAGTCGTCACCAAAACGGGGATGGATACCGAAATCGGGCATATCGCTACTATGTTACAGAGCGTAGAAAGCGAACCGACTCCTTTGCAACAAAGGATGACCCAATTAGGCAATGTTTTGGTTAGTAGTTCTCTGGGTTTAGTTGCTTTAGTGGTAATTGGAGGTGTACTACGAGCAGGGTGGCAATTTTTTGAAGAGCTTCTAGAAATATCTTTGAGTATGGCAGTTGCAGTTGTTCCAGAAGGTTTACCTGCGGTGGTGACCGTTACTTTAGCCATTGGTACCCAAAAAATGGTGCGTCGTCATGCTTTGATCCGTAAACTGCCAGCAGTAGAAACTCTAGGTTCAGTAACTACTATTTGTTCTGATAAAACGGGAACTTTGACTCAAAACAAAATGGTAGTACAGAAAGTCGAGACAGGTTCTTATCACTTTAATGTGACAGGAGAGGGTTATAACCCCGTAGGAGAATTTTTAAGTAAGCAGCATCAACAACTTGAAACAGAACCCGAAGTCCAGAAGCTAATGCTTGCTTGTGTAGCCTGTAATGATGCCTTGCTACAACAGAAAAAAACCCCAAAACAGACAGAATGGAATATTTTAGGCGATCCAACGGAAGGCGCATTACTCGCTTTAGCTGGTAAAGCCGGAATTTTTAAAGAAAATCTTGATCATAAAATGCCTCGGATGGGAGAGTTTCCTTTTTCTTCTGAAAGAAAACGGATGTCTGTCATTGTTGATAATGGAGAAGGAGGAAGCTCTTACTCCATGTTTACCAAAGGTTCACCAGAACTAATTTTAGAACGTTGCGATCGCATTTGGTTGAAAGACCAGCTAGTTTCTATTACAGACGAACAAAGACAGCACATTTTGACCCAAAATGATGGCATGGCTAGTAATGGTTTAAGAGTACTTGGTTTTGCTTACAAACCTCTCCCCACCGTTCCCGACGCAGCAGATGAAGCCCAAAGCGAACAAGAATTAGTGTGGTTGGGTTTAGTGGGAATGCTCGATGCACCTCGTCCCGAAGTTAAAGAAGCAGTCAAGCGTTGTAAGAGTGCAGGAATTCGTCCTGTAATGATCACAGGGGATCATCAATTAACCGCTATGGCGATCGCTTCTGAATTGGGTATTGCTACTCCCTACGAACAGGTATTGACAGGACAAAGATTACAAGCCATGTCTACCTTGGAATTGGAAGAAGCCGTCGATCAAGTAAGTGTTTATGCTCGAGTTTCTCCAGAACACAAACTCCGTATTGTTCAAGCACTACAAAAACGAGGTAAGTTTGTGGCAATGACAGGGGATGGAGTCAATGACGCGCCAGCCCTTAAACAAGCTGATATCGGTATTGCTATGGGTATTACGGGAACCGATGTCAGTAAAGAAGCCAGCGACATGATTTTACTTGATGATAATTTTGCTACTATCGTTGCTGCTACTGAAGAGGGTAGGGTAGTTTACGACAATATTCGTCGTTTTATTAAATATATTTTGGGCAGTAATATTGGGGAAGTTTTAACTATTGCTGCTGCACCCTTAATTGGTTTGGGTGGTGTGCCACTCTCTCCTTTACAAATTCTGTGGATGAACCTAGTTACCGATGGTTTACCAGCCCTAGCATTAGCAGTAGAACCAGCCGAACCAAATGTCATGCAACGCCCACCCTATAGTCCAAGAGAAAGTATTTTTGCTCGTGGTTTGGGACTTTATATGGTCAGAATTGGGATTATCTTTGCCATTCTGACGATTGCGCTAATGGTTTGGGCTTATAATCACGCTCAAGTTGATGGTAATCCAGAACGCTGGAAAACAATGGTTTTTACAACTTTATGTTTAGCACAAATGGGTCACGCTTTGGCAATTCGTTCTGATACTCAATTAACTATTCAAATTAATCCTTTTTCCAACCCTTATGTCTTAGGGGCAGTGACTTTAACTACTGTTTTGCAATTACTCCTGATCTACGTTGAGCCTTTACGTAACTTCTTTAACACCCATTGGTTAAGTCCTACAGAATTAGGAATATGTGTCGGTTTTAGTATGTTGATGTTTATTTGGATTGAATTAGAGAAATTAGTGTATCGTTGGTTTGGCAGAAAACCTTGA